Proteins encoded within one genomic window of Acidihalobacter prosperus:
- the malQ gene encoding 4-alpha-glucanotransferase has product MTHASDHAGGRAPSVLGRRSAGVLLHPTSLPGEGANGTFGREAYHFVDFLHAAGAHVWQVLPLNEVHAEGSPYQCQSAHAGDTRLINLADVCAEYGIDPSGAALESLFDQVRQGQGGHSGDWWARFADFKGHNAHWLDDFALYRVLKHVHGEQPWWAWSVPLRDRQEAAMAEAHAHFALNIERVRFNQFLFFEQWQRLRHYANGCGIRVFGDMPIFVAHDSADVWVHRDLFDLDDQGHALSRSGVPPDYFSATGQLWGNPLYRWERMIDNGFSWWKKRFETQLELYDFLRVDHFRGFESCWSVPMGEETAMNGHWVEVPGRLLFSSLIDHFGQLPIVAEDLGVITEPVEALRDDYGLPGMRILQFAFDGDASNPYLPHNHVRNCVVYTGTHDNDTTLGWFEACSDELRARIMAYLGEPAGGMPMALIRSALVSVATLAVLPMQDLLGLGGRHRMNTPGTCSDANWRWRFDWSMCPDSLAADFRAQCSLYGRLAY; this is encoded by the coding sequence GTGACGCACGCGAGTGATCATGCCGGCGGCCGCGCTCCCTCGGTACTGGGCAGGCGCAGCGCTGGCGTTCTATTGCACCCGACGTCATTGCCAGGGGAGGGCGCCAACGGGACGTTCGGGCGCGAGGCTTACCATTTCGTCGATTTTCTCCATGCAGCCGGTGCCCATGTCTGGCAAGTCCTGCCGCTCAACGAAGTGCACGCGGAGGGCTCACCTTACCAATGTCAGTCTGCGCACGCCGGCGACACCCGGCTTATCAACCTGGCCGATGTCTGTGCGGAATACGGTATCGACCCGAGCGGTGCAGCGCTGGAAAGCCTGTTCGATCAGGTGCGACAGGGGCAGGGGGGGCATTCGGGCGACTGGTGGGCGCGGTTTGCTGACTTCAAGGGCCACAATGCGCATTGGCTTGATGATTTCGCGCTTTACCGCGTACTCAAACATGTACACGGCGAACAACCCTGGTGGGCCTGGTCTGTGCCGTTGCGGGACCGCCAGGAAGCCGCGATGGCTGAAGCTCATGCACATTTCGCACTGAACATCGAGCGCGTGCGATTCAACCAGTTTCTTTTTTTCGAGCAGTGGCAGCGCCTGCGCCATTACGCCAACGGATGCGGCATCCGTGTTTTCGGTGACATGCCGATATTTGTCGCCCATGACAGCGCGGATGTATGGGTGCATCGTGACTTGTTCGACCTGGACGATCAGGGGCATGCCCTATCCAGATCTGGCGTGCCCCCGGATTATTTTTCCGCCACGGGGCAACTGTGGGGTAATCCGCTCTATCGTTGGGAACGGATGATCGATAATGGATTTTCCTGGTGGAAAAAACGATTTGAAACCCAGTTGGAATTGTACGATTTCCTGCGGGTAGATCACTTTCGCGGGTTCGAGTCCTGCTGGTCGGTGCCGATGGGCGAGGAAACGGCCATGAATGGCCATTGGGTCGAGGTTCCGGGGCGCCTGCTGTTTTCCAGCCTGATCGATCACTTCGGGCAGTTGCCCATCGTTGCGGAGGATCTTGGCGTCATCACCGAGCCGGTAGAGGCCTTGCGTGATGATTATGGGTTGCCTGGCATGCGTATCCTGCAGTTTGCATTCGATGGTGACGCCAGCAATCCCTATCTGCCGCACAATCACGTGCGCAATTGCGTCGTGTACACCGGCACCCACGACAACGACACCACACTGGGCTGGTTCGAGGCCTGCTCGGATGAATTGCGTGCCCGCATCATGGCCTATCTGGGCGAGCCTGCGGGCGGTATGCCGATGGCACTCATCCGCAGCGCACTGGTTTCGGTGGCGACTTTGGCCGTTCTTCCGATGCAGGATTTACTGGGTTTGGGGGGGCGGCATCGGATGAATACACCCGGTACCTGTTCCGACGCCAATTGGCGCTGGCGCTTTGACTGGTCGATGTGCCCCGACTCGCTGGCAGCCGATTTCCGGGCGCAGTGCTCGCTTTACGGGCGTCTGGCCTACTGA
- a CDS encoding low molecular weight protein-tyrosine-phosphatase, producing MQDIGVLFVCMGNICRSPAAQGVFERQLERAGLAGRVRVDSAGTHAYHVGEPPDRRMQAAARRRGYDLSSQRARRIESADLTRFAHVLVMDQANLDALRDQGLGLQSLPSVQLLMSFAPELGVIEVPDPYYGGGEGFERVLDMVEAAGEGLIAEIRRQLG from the coding sequence ATGCAGGATATCGGGGTGCTATTTGTATGCATGGGCAACATCTGCCGATCGCCTGCAGCGCAGGGCGTATTCGAGCGCCAACTCGAACGGGCTGGACTTGCAGGCCGTGTGCGCGTGGATTCGGCGGGCACGCATGCCTACCATGTCGGCGAGCCGCCAGACAGGCGGATGCAGGCGGCAGCCCGAAGGCGCGGATACGATCTGTCGTCGCAGCGGGCACGTCGTATCGAGTCAGCCGATCTGACGCGTTTCGCCCATGTTTTGGTTATGGATCAGGCCAACTTGGATGCCTTGCGCGATCAGGGACTTGGCTTGCAATCGCTGCCATCGGTGCAGTTGCTGATGAGCTTTGCGCCGGAACTTGGCGTTATCGAAGTGCCGGATCCGTATTACGGGGGGGGCGAAGGGTTTGAGCGTGTGCTGGACATGGTCGAGGCAGCTGGAGAGGGCCTGATTGCCGAGATACGCCGGCAGTTAGGCTGA
- the rne gene encoding ribonuclease E has protein sequence MKRILINATQPEELRVAMVDGQKLYDLDIEVPSREQKKSNVYTGIITRVEPSLEAAFVNFGSERHGFLPFKEVAREYYAEAVRDGASRPTIKEALREGQTLLVQVEKEERGTKGAALTTFISLAGRYLVLMPNNPRAGGVSRRIEGDDRSELRDAMSQLEVPEGMGLIARTAGVGRSAEELQWDLDYLMVLWEAIRTASSERKPPCLIYQESNVIIRALRDHFRNDISEVIIDDAKIYEQALDFVRQVMPQSARKLKLYEDRVPLFNRYQIENQIESAFEREVRLPSGGAIVVDHTEALVSIDVNSARATKGGDIEETALNTNLEAADEVARQLRLRDLGGLVVIDFIDMAPSKHQREVENRLRDALKLDRARVQIGRISRFGLLEMSRQRLRPSLGESSHIVCPRCSGHGTIRDVESLALAVIRLMEEEAIKDKTSQLLTKVPVEVGTFLLNEKRSTLTDIEQRHQVRIVVVPTPSLETPHFELERIRDDGKTKDGDSEAATQHSYKLIDTPPEPSVQATAKAGGASQPQAPAVSMVAPPPTAMPTPTTETGAPAPSGDGIKPGLITRIWHSLFAPMPESGGDARQTEERIQRPRPQARITPSSGGTTDPQQEKPRARRDKPARTEDQRRGEARADGRRAATGQARNGERPENAKDTEAARKSNTPDGETGSRVETANTGDESQAPRSRSSRRRSNRRRGRNRESGDRSEAAENGQQADASEHVSQNTDAPAAADRPAGDDEGARDDGSPNTGRSRNRRRRGGQRRSPDADTAAVAASPQQTEAERPQTAQQRPSTSAESSAPNVSMTTTPPESRHADEGGETSRNSKPTAAPGSSAESKPQVAAQPAAANIPPQTAPAERPAAQDRPETSGGDRPPASKPETAPATESREPASRHAPSVKPADLSKEVAAAERPESPASTSNKTAEG, from the coding sequence ATGAAACGCATTCTGATCAATGCCACCCAGCCGGAAGAGCTGCGCGTGGCCATGGTCGACGGCCAAAAGCTGTACGACCTAGACATCGAAGTTCCCTCGCGCGAACAGAAGAAGTCCAACGTCTACACAGGCATCATCACCCGGGTTGAACCCAGCCTGGAAGCCGCCTTCGTCAATTTCGGCAGCGAACGTCACGGCTTTCTGCCGTTCAAGGAAGTCGCACGCGAATATTACGCCGAGGCGGTAAGGGACGGGGCCTCGCGACCGACCATCAAGGAGGCGCTGCGCGAAGGCCAGACGCTGCTCGTGCAGGTCGAAAAGGAAGAACGCGGCACCAAGGGCGCGGCCCTCACCACGTTCATAAGCCTCGCAGGACGCTATCTCGTCCTGATGCCGAACAATCCCCGTGCCGGTGGCGTCTCGCGCCGTATCGAAGGTGATGACCGCAGCGAGCTGCGCGATGCGATGAGTCAGTTGGAGGTGCCCGAGGGCATGGGCTTGATCGCGCGTACCGCTGGCGTCGGGCGATCGGCCGAAGAACTGCAGTGGGATCTCGACTACCTGATGGTGTTGTGGGAGGCGATCCGCACGGCTTCGTCCGAACGCAAGCCCCCTTGCCTGATCTACCAGGAAAGCAACGTCATCATTCGGGCGCTTCGCGATCACTTCCGCAACGACATCTCGGAAGTGATCATCGACGACGCCAAAATCTACGAGCAGGCACTCGACTTCGTTCGCCAGGTCATGCCCCAGAGCGCGCGGAAACTGAAGCTCTATGAGGACCGCGTGCCCCTGTTCAACCGCTACCAGATCGAAAATCAGATCGAAAGCGCATTCGAGCGCGAGGTCAGGCTGCCGTCCGGTGGCGCCATCGTCGTCGACCACACCGAAGCACTGGTGTCGATCGACGTGAACTCGGCGCGCGCAACCAAGGGTGGCGACATAGAGGAAACAGCGCTCAACACCAATCTCGAAGCAGCGGACGAGGTCGCACGTCAGCTACGTCTGCGTGATCTCGGCGGTCTCGTGGTGATCGATTTCATCGACATGGCGCCAAGCAAGCATCAGCGCGAAGTCGAAAATCGCCTGCGCGACGCGCTCAAGCTCGATCGCGCACGCGTTCAGATCGGTCGCATCTCCCGTTTTGGCTTGCTGGAAATGTCGCGTCAGCGACTGCGCCCCTCCTTGGGCGAATCGAGCCACATCGTGTGCCCCAGATGTAGCGGTCACGGCACCATCCGCGACGTGGAGTCCCTTGCGCTTGCGGTCATTCGCCTGATGGAAGAAGAAGCGATCAAGGACAAGACCTCCCAGCTGCTCACCAAGGTACCGGTTGAAGTGGGTACGTTCCTACTCAACGAGAAGCGCAGCACGCTGACCGATATCGAGCAGCGCCACCAGGTGCGTATCGTAGTCGTGCCGACACCCTCGCTGGAAACGCCGCACTTCGAACTGGAACGGATACGCGATGACGGCAAGACCAAGGACGGGGATAGCGAAGCCGCCACGCAACACAGCTACAAACTAATCGACACTCCGCCCGAGCCGAGCGTGCAGGCCACCGCCAAAGCGGGCGGCGCTTCGCAGCCGCAGGCTCCCGCCGTTTCCATGGTTGCGCCGCCGCCGACGGCAATGCCCACGCCGACCACCGAAACCGGAGCGCCGGCCCCGTCCGGGGATGGCATCAAGCCGGGGCTGATCACGCGCATCTGGCACAGCCTGTTCGCGCCGATGCCCGAGTCCGGTGGCGACGCACGTCAGACCGAAGAGCGCATCCAGCGCCCTCGCCCACAGGCGCGAATCACGCCTTCCTCTGGCGGCACCACCGACCCGCAGCAGGAAAAGCCTCGCGCGCGACGAGACAAGCCGGCGCGCACCGAAGACCAGCGTCGTGGGGAAGCCCGCGCAGACGGACGGCGCGCGGCGACCGGGCAGGCACGAAACGGCGAAAGGCCAGAGAACGCCAAGGATACGGAAGCTGCGCGCAAGTCGAACACGCCCGATGGAGAAACCGGCTCGCGCGTCGAAACCGCAAATACCGGGGACGAATCTCAGGCACCCCGCTCTCGCTCCAGCCGCCGCCGTTCCAATCGCCGCCGCGGACGCAACAGGGAGTCGGGTGATCGAAGCGAAGCAGCCGAAAATGGGCAGCAGGCAGACGCATCGGAACACGTTTCGCAGAACACGGATGCGCCCGCTGCCGCGGACAGGCCGGCAGGCGACGATGAAGGCGCGCGCGACGACGGTTCGCCGAACACGGGACGCAGTCGCAATCGTCGCCGGCGCGGCGGCCAGCGACGCTCACCTGATGCAGATACGGCTGCAGTCGCGGCGTCTCCGCAACAGACGGAGGCAGAGCGGCCCCAAACGGCACAACAACGCCCTTCCACGTCCGCGGAAAGCTCCGCTCCGAATGTCTCGATGACGACCACACCCCCCGAGTCCAGGCACGCAGACGAAGGTGGTGAAACCAGCCGCAACTCCAAGCCAACGGCAGCTCCGGGCTCCTCGGCGGAGTCGAAGCCGCAGGTGGCGGCGCAGCCTGCCGCGGCCAACATACCGCCACAGACCGCTCCCGCAGAACGCCCAGCGGCGCAAGACCGCCCCGAGACTAGTGGCGGCGATCGGCCGCCGGCCTCCAAGCCCGAGACCGCGCCGGCGACGGAAAGCCGTGAGCCTGCGTCCAGACACGCACCGAGCGTCAAGCCGGCCGATCTCTCGAAAGAAGTCGCCGCTGCGGAACGCCCCGAGTCGCCCGCCTCGACCTCAAATAAGACGGCCGAAGGCTGA
- a CDS encoding adenosylmethionine--8-amino-7-oxononanoate transaminase produces MQDNQNLHDRDLAVLWHPCTQMKDHETLPLVPIRRGDGVWLEDFEGKRYLDAVSSWWVNIFGHVNPRINAAVKAQLDTLEHVILAGFSHEPAVRLAERLVDITPPGLSRCFYADNGSAAVEVALKMSFHYWRNLGQSGKTRFICLSNSYHGETLGALSVGDVSLYKETYAPLLMESIVVPGPDCYAREPGESCADVARRQFAHMEAALSRHAHETCAVIVEPLIQCAGSMRMYDPEYLRLLRAACDRQGVHLIADEIAVGFGRTGTLFACEQAGISPDFMCLSKGLTAGYLPLAAVMTHDRIYQAFYDDYERMTAFLHSHSYTGNPLACSAALATLDIFESDDVIARNRELATHMGQAVAHLKDHPHVAEIRQTGMVLAIEMVADKARRVPYPWQERRGLRVYQHALTRGALLRPLGNVVYFMPPYVITPDQIDFLATVATEGIDLATRD; encoded by the coding sequence ATGCAAGACAATCAGAATCTGCACGATCGCGATCTGGCGGTGCTCTGGCACCCCTGCACGCAAATGAAAGACCATGAAACTCTGCCGCTGGTACCCATACGCCGAGGCGATGGCGTATGGCTCGAGGATTTCGAGGGCAAACGCTATCTCGACGCGGTGAGTTCTTGGTGGGTCAATATCTTCGGTCACGTCAATCCGCGTATCAACGCGGCCGTCAAAGCCCAGCTTGACACCCTCGAACATGTCATTCTGGCCGGTTTTTCACACGAGCCGGCAGTCAGGCTCGCCGAACGCCTGGTTGACATCACGCCACCGGGACTCAGCCGTTGCTTTTATGCCGATAATGGTTCGGCAGCGGTCGAGGTTGCATTGAAGATGAGTTTTCATTACTGGCGCAATCTCGGGCAGTCCGGGAAAACGAGATTTATCTGCCTGTCCAACAGCTACCATGGCGAGACCCTGGGGGCGTTATCCGTCGGCGACGTTTCTCTGTACAAGGAAACGTATGCCCCCTTGCTGATGGAGTCGATCGTGGTGCCTGGCCCGGATTGTTATGCCCGTGAACCCGGCGAGTCGTGTGCCGATGTAGCGCGCCGGCAGTTCGCGCACATGGAGGCGGCGCTTTCGCGCCACGCACATGAAACCTGTGCCGTTATCGTCGAGCCTTTGATTCAGTGCGCCGGCAGTATGCGCATGTACGATCCTGAATATCTGCGTTTACTGCGCGCGGCCTGCGACCGACAGGGCGTGCACCTGATCGCCGATGAAATTGCCGTTGGCTTCGGCCGCACCGGTACATTGTTCGCTTGCGAGCAGGCCGGCATCAGCCCGGATTTCATGTGCCTTTCCAAGGGGCTGACGGCAGGGTACCTGCCACTTGCCGCGGTGATGACGCATGATCGGATCTATCAGGCATTTTACGATGATTACGAACGCATGACGGCATTTTTGCATTCGCATTCGTATACCGGCAATCCGCTTGCCTGCAGCGCCGCACTGGCCACGCTCGATATCTTCGAGTCGGATGATGTCATCGCCCGGAATCGCGAACTGGCGACCCATATGGGACAAGCAGTCGCGCATTTGAAGGATCATCCGCATGTGGCCGAAATCCGTCAGACGGGAATGGTGCTGGCCATCGAGATGGTGGCGGACAAGGCTAGACGTGTGCCCTATCCCTGGCAGGAACGGCGCGGTCTGCGTGTCTACCAGCACGCGCTCACGCGCGGCGCGTTGCTGCGACCACTGGGTAATGTGGTGTATTTCATGCCACCTTACGTCATCACACCGGATCAGATCGACTTTCTGGCTACGGTCGCGACCGAAGGTATCGATCTGGCCACGCGCGATTAA
- the glgC gene encoding glucose-1-phosphate adenylyltransferase: MKVQSQRFVSRLTRDTLALVLAGGRGARLKDLTAWRAKPAVPFGGKFRIIDFPLANCINSGIRRIAVLTQYKAHSLIQHVQKGWGFLRGEFNEFVEIWPAQQRVDTSWYAGTADAVYQNLDIIREHDPEYILVLAGDHIYKMDYGDMIAYHVDTNADMTVACLEVDLDTAKAFGVMACDQTGQVYEFQEKPADPSPMPGKSDRALASMGVYVFNASFLYEQLVRDADVSKSNHDFGQDIIPHIVGRYRVMAFPYRDTQTDTQAYWRDVGTVDAYWAANLELIGVTPELNLYDQDWPIWTYQEQLPPAKFVFDDDDRRGMAVDSMVSGGCIISGALVRHSLLFSNVEVDAHALIEDSVILPDVHVGKNCRIKRAVVDKGCHVPEGMVIGENLEEDARRFHVSPGGVVLVTSDMLGAPRRRAR, translated from the coding sequence ATGAAAGTGCAGTCGCAACGCTTCGTCAGCCGTCTGACCAGAGACACCCTGGCACTGGTTCTGGCAGGCGGACGCGGAGCTCGGCTAAAGGACCTGACCGCCTGGCGAGCCAAGCCAGCCGTCCCTTTCGGCGGCAAATTCCGTATCATCGATTTCCCGCTTGCCAACTGTATCAATTCGGGCATTCGTCGCATTGCGGTATTGACTCAATATAAAGCCCACTCGCTGATTCAACACGTGCAGAAAGGTTGGGGCTTTCTACGCGGCGAATTCAACGAATTTGTGGAGATATGGCCGGCGCAACAGCGTGTGGATACCTCGTGGTATGCCGGTACCGCGGACGCCGTCTATCAAAATCTCGATATCATCCGCGAGCATGACCCGGAATACATTCTGGTACTCGCTGGAGATCATATCTACAAAATGGACTATGGCGACATGATCGCCTATCACGTGGATACCAATGCGGATATGACCGTGGCCTGTCTCGAGGTGGATTTGGACACGGCCAAGGCTTTCGGCGTGATGGCCTGCGATCAAACGGGGCAGGTTTATGAATTTCAGGAAAAGCCGGCGGATCCATCGCCGATGCCGGGCAAGTCAGATCGCGCACTGGCATCGATGGGCGTGTACGTTTTCAACGCCTCGTTTCTATATGAGCAATTGGTGCGCGATGCCGATGTGTCCAAGTCGAATCATGATTTTGGGCAGGATATCATCCCGCATATCGTGGGGCGGTATCGCGTGATGGCGTTCCCTTATAGGGACACCCAGACGGATACGCAGGCTTATTGGCGGGATGTCGGTACCGTGGATGCCTACTGGGCCGCCAACCTCGAATTGATCGGCGTTACGCCCGAGCTCAATCTCTACGATCAGGATTGGCCGATTTGGACCTATCAGGAACAATTGCCGCCAGCGAAATTCGTGTTCGACGACGATGATCGTCGAGGCATGGCAGTGGATTCAATGGTGTCCGGCGGTTGCATCATTTCGGGAGCCTTGGTGCGTCATTCTCTCCTGTTTTCCAATGTGGAAGTCGACGCCCATGCATTGATAGAGGATTCCGTGATTTTGCCGGACGTGCATGTCGGTAAGAATTGCCGCATCAAACGTGCCGTCGTTGACAAAGGATGTCATGTGCCTGAAGGCATGGTGATCGGCGAAAATCTGGAAGAGGATGCCCGGCGCTTTCATGTCTCACCGGGCGGTGTGGTACTGGTCACTTCAGACATGCTGGGAGCTCCGCGTCGCCGTGCCCGATAA
- a CDS encoding glycoside hydrolase family 57 protein encodes MPDKLKPIQLVLCWHMHQPEYRDHASGVFQLPWTYLHAIKDYTDMVAHLESEPDARAVVNFAPILLEQIEDYAIQIETWLERGEAIRDPLLAALGAEDMPQSAEQRLWLAQSCLKANRTHMVEPWPIFKGLVDMVAWMQHQDHTIDYVSDQFLVDLLVWYHLAWMGETLRRSDLRIKHLIEQGTHFSMRDRRVLIEVIGENLTRLLDRYRLLAKQERIELSLTPYGHPIMPLMIDLSSAREAWPEVVLPEEPKGYPDGVRRVSWHLEHGQAVFKRVFGMSAKGCWPSEGSISGPTLDMLGQAGFRWAASGETVLANSLKASGRKLMESRDWLYTPYRYGDSGVRCFFRDDKLSDAIGFTYSTWHGDDAAANFVHELETMAVSQEEGHAAPKIVSVILDGENAWEYYPANGYYFLSRLYSLLAEHPMIQMTTFSEALTLVDSVGEGMQGVALAQEMTTKSSARQTTPAQPPTDRLRRIVSGSWVYGTFSTWIGDHDKNQGWSMLIAAKQAYDNALAEHKLSEDSLHRASEQLAICEGSDWCWWFGDYNPSGSVSDFDRLYRLHLTNLYRFLELDPPDYLSHAFTYGGGDPVTGGTMRRGQDPA; translated from the coding sequence GTGCCCGATAAACTAAAGCCGATTCAATTGGTGCTTTGCTGGCACATGCACCAGCCTGAATATCGCGATCATGCCAGCGGCGTATTTCAACTCCCCTGGACCTACTTGCACGCGATCAAGGATTACACGGACATGGTGGCGCATCTCGAGTCCGAGCCCGATGCGCGTGCCGTGGTCAATTTCGCACCGATCCTGCTGGAGCAGATCGAGGATTACGCCATTCAGATCGAGACATGGCTCGAGCGGGGAGAGGCGATTCGAGACCCACTGCTGGCGGCGCTAGGGGCGGAGGACATGCCGCAAAGCGCCGAGCAGCGTCTTTGGCTCGCGCAGTCATGTCTTAAGGCAAACCGTACGCATATGGTCGAGCCCTGGCCCATCTTCAAGGGGCTTGTCGACATGGTCGCCTGGATGCAGCACCAGGACCATACGATCGACTACGTATCCGATCAGTTTCTCGTGGATCTGCTCGTCTGGTATCACCTGGCCTGGATGGGGGAAACCCTGAGGCGCAGTGACCTTCGCATCAAACATCTCATCGAACAGGGTACGCACTTCTCGATGCGCGACCGGCGCGTGTTGATCGAAGTCATCGGCGAAAACCTGACACGACTGTTGGACCGTTACCGTTTGCTCGCGAAACAGGAAAGGATCGAACTGTCGCTGACGCCGTATGGCCATCCGATCATGCCGCTCATGATAGATCTGTCCAGTGCGCGTGAAGCTTGGCCCGAGGTCGTGTTGCCCGAGGAGCCCAAGGGATACCCGGATGGCGTCAGACGGGTGAGTTGGCATCTCGAACATGGGCAGGCGGTATTCAAGCGTGTCTTCGGAATGTCCGCGAAGGGATGCTGGCCATCGGAGGGCAGCATCAGCGGACCGACACTGGATATGCTGGGGCAAGCCGGGTTCCGCTGGGCAGCCAGCGGAGAAACGGTATTGGCCAACAGCCTGAAGGCATCCGGTCGAAAACTAATGGAATCGCGAGACTGGCTCTATACGCCGTATCGTTATGGCGACAGTGGGGTTCGGTGTTTTTTTCGCGATGACAAATTATCCGACGCCATCGGGTTCACTTATTCGACTTGGCATGGGGATGACGCTGCGGCTAATTTCGTGCATGAACTCGAAACCATGGCCGTCAGCCAAGAGGAAGGACACGCCGCGCCCAAGATCGTGTCCGTGATCCTCGATGGCGAGAATGCCTGGGAATACTACCCGGCCAATGGATATTATTTTCTCTCCAGACTTTACAGCCTGCTGGCTGAACACCCCATGATCCAGATGACGACATTTTCGGAAGCACTCACGCTCGTGGATTCGGTAGGGGAGGGCATGCAAGGCGTAGCCTTGGCACAGGAAATGACCACAAAATCTTCCGCCCGCCAGACAACACCCGCACAGCCACCAACAGACAGGCTCAGGCGCATTGTTTCGGGCAGCTGGGTTTATGGCACATTTTCCACCTGGATCGGCGACCATGACAAGAATCAGGGCTGGTCGATGCTCATCGCGGCGAAGCAGGCATACGATAATGCGCTTGCCGAGCATAAACTGAGCGAAGACAGCCTGCATCGCGCAAGTGAGCAGCTGGCCATTTGCGAGGGTTCCGACTGGTGCTGGTGGTTCGGAGACTACAACCCATCGGGATCGGTCAGCGATTTCGACCGGCTTTACCGCCTCCACCTGACGAACCTTTATCGTTTTCTGGAACTTGATCCTCCCGACTATCTTAGCCATGCCTTCACTTATGGTGGCGGGGACCCCGTGACGGGAGGGACAATGCGCCGAGGGCAGGATCCAGCGTGA